One Alkalicoccus halolimnae DNA segment encodes these proteins:
- a CDS encoding sugar ABC transporter permease: MKNKHKGKKIFNNVLVYGILISLMIICLFPVYFVFIGSVNPGTSLHSSETFPNILDLNWSHYQALFTDYPYMTWYGNTMFIAVTNMILSTTFGFMSGYAFSRFSFKGKKQGLMALVILQMFPTIMGMIAIYTLLGTLNLLDTHLGYILVLAAGSVAFNTWIVKGFFDGIPKSLEEAARIDGASNLEILRKIMMPLATPILAFVAFNSFIAASMDFIMAEVILRSSENWTLAQGLFTLVSGQSNNNFTVFAAGAVLISVPLMLLFFIFQKYIVEGLTAGAEKG, from the coding sequence ATGAAAAACAAGCACAAAGGCAAAAAAATCTTTAACAATGTGCTCGTCTACGGCATTCTTATCTCGCTGATGATTATCTGTCTTTTCCCGGTTTACTTTGTGTTTATCGGTTCTGTTAACCCGGGAACGTCGCTGCACTCCTCCGAAACGTTTCCGAACATCCTGGACTTGAACTGGAGCCACTATCAGGCCCTGTTTACGGATTATCCGTATATGACCTGGTACGGAAATACGATGTTTATCGCGGTGACAAACATGATTTTATCCACGACATTCGGTTTCATGTCCGGATACGCCTTCAGCCGTTTTTCTTTTAAAGGAAAAAAGCAGGGGCTGATGGCACTCGTTATCCTGCAGATGTTCCCGACGATTATGGGGATGATTGCTATTTATACGCTCCTTGGCACGCTTAATCTGCTCGATACGCACCTCGGCTACATTCTCGTTCTTGCAGCAGGCAGTGTTGCCTTTAACACATGGATCGTCAAAGGGTTCTTTGACGGTATCCCTAAAAGTCTGGAAGAAGCCGCGCGCATTGACGGGGCATCAAACCTGGAAATTCTGCGGAAAATTATGATGCCGCTTGCGACACCGATCCTGGCTTTTGTAGCCTTCAACAGCTTTATCGCAGCAAGCATGGATTTTATCATGGCAGAAGTTATTCTCCGTTCCAGTGAAAACTGGACGCTGGCTCAGGGACTGTTTACGCTCGTTTCCGGTCAGTCCAACAACAACTTTACTGTTTTTGCCGCCGGAGCTGTACTGATTTCCGTGCCGCTGATGCTTTTGTTCTTTATTTTCCAGAAGTATATTGTGGAAGGACTAACCGCCGGAGCGGAAAAAGGATAA
- a CDS encoding carbohydrate ABC transporter permease, with translation MASYEQAETAPQEKSYGMIAAILSLVFMGAGQLYNRQYVKAAFWAGFYLIFLTLMLNPLINGLMGIATLGDTPQERARGRVIEEGDHSIMMMAEGLLMLIVLLITIGIYYLSVKDAYITGKTREAGHTPLTFDKTMKNIWDDGFAIILIIPTALFIIFLTIFPLIFTSLIAFTNFSSPNYLPPASLVDWVGLEQFMRLFTMESWRGTFLGVFAWTIVWALGSTLLVVFAGLFVAVTLSQKQVKYRRFWRNMFIIPWAVPGFVSILIFRNMYNGQFGVINDMLQSVGIAAVPWLSDPIWAKIAVLLTNLWLGFPFWMALFTAILTTISKELYEAAEVDGASIVQQFKKITFPIVMVGAIPLMVFTFAFNFNQLTFIYLMTEGGPTNAGYNYAGHTDILLSWIFNMTLENGQYAIASAVALLVFLIISIFAYLNLRNTKAMKGDAM, from the coding sequence ATGGCATCGTATGAACAGGCAGAAACGGCGCCGCAGGAGAAAAGCTACGGAATGATCGCCGCGATTCTCTCGCTCGTCTTTATGGGAGCCGGTCAGCTCTACAACAGACAGTATGTAAAAGCGGCCTTCTGGGCCGGGTTTTATTTAATTTTCCTGACTTTGATGCTTAATCCGCTCATAAACGGCCTGATGGGTATCGCTACACTTGGTGACACCCCGCAGGAAAGGGCGCGGGGACGAGTTATTGAAGAAGGCGATCACTCTATTATGATGATGGCAGAAGGACTGCTCATGCTCATCGTGCTGTTAATTACGATCGGCATTTACTATTTGAGTGTGAAAGATGCCTACATAACAGGTAAGACGAGAGAAGCGGGCCATACGCCGCTTACATTTGATAAAACGATGAAGAACATCTGGGACGATGGCTTTGCGATCATTCTTATTATTCCGACCGCTCTGTTCATTATTTTCCTGACAATCTTCCCGCTGATTTTCACTTCTCTTATCGCCTTTACGAACTTTTCTTCTCCGAACTACCTGCCCCCGGCCTCACTGGTGGACTGGGTCGGACTTGAACAGTTTATGCGCCTGTTTACGATGGAATCGTGGCGCGGAACGTTTCTAGGAGTATTTGCATGGACGATCGTCTGGGCACTCGGTTCCACACTGCTCGTCGTGTTTGCGGGACTTTTTGTTGCCGTGACCCTTTCCCAGAAGCAGGTCAAGTACCGCAGATTCTGGCGCAACATGTTCATTATTCCATGGGCAGTGCCTGGCTTTGTCAGCATTCTTATTTTCCGCAACATGTATAACGGACAGTTCGGCGTTATCAACGATATGCTGCAGTCGGTCGGCATCGCTGCCGTACCGTGGCTTTCGGATCCGATCTGGGCAAAGATTGCCGTCCTCCTGACGAACCTTTGGCTCGGTTTCCCGTTCTGGATGGCTCTTTTTACAGCTATTCTGACTACGATCAGCAAAGAGCTTTACGAAGCTGCCGAAGTGGACGGAGCCTCCATCGTCCAGCAGTTTAAGAAAATTACCTTTCCTATTGTTATGGTCGGTGCGATTCCGCTTATGGTCTTTACGTTCGCCTTTAACTTCAATCAGCTCACTTTCATTTATCTGATGACAGAAGGCGGGCCGACAAACGCCGGCTACAATTACGCCGGACATACAGATATTCTGCTTTCCTGGATCTTTAATATGACGCTCGAAAACGGCCAGTATGCGATCGCTTCGGCTGTAGCACTGCTCGTCTTCCTGATCATATCCATTTTTGCTTATCTGAATCTGCGTAATACGAAAGCGATGAAAGGGGATGCAATGTAA
- a CDS encoding sugar ABC transporter substrate-binding protein, translated as MKKSRSLWVTLGMIPVLSLALAACGGNEADSDNGGDGNGEASGETNMEDFEVEAEEGAELTLWSDGDEQLEWAEEMAASFEEEHGITVEVEEVSQEDAPERLATDGPSGQAADVFASTHDRIGRAISAGLVLENFWPEEYEENFLEASIEATSFDGMLYGYPTGIETYALFYNEELVDEEPGSMDEMIDMAADLTDGDQYGFMMEPANFYFNYAFIGGYGGYVFGDDNTNVDDIGLNNEGAVEGVELLTTMRDEVLSGLTAEDITADIKTALFEEGSLGFDIDGPWAVRGYEDAGVDFNVMPLPELSNGEVPTSFSGTRGFYVNSYSEFPDAASLLAQHMSSEESLLAAFETTGQLPPHVDIAESDEIQSDEIASAFLEQAQSAVPMPNVPEMPLVWEPMESAVIDVWNNDTDIQEALDQAVSTIETAIEEQQQ; from the coding sequence ATGAAAAAAAGCAGATCACTATGGGTAACACTCGGGATGATTCCAGTATTGTCACTTGCGCTTGCCGCATGCGGAGGAAATGAAGCAGACAGCGACAACGGAGGTGACGGAAACGGGGAAGCCTCAGGGGAAACTAACATGGAAGATTTTGAAGTAGAAGCAGAAGAAGGGGCAGAACTCACTCTCTGGAGCGACGGCGACGAGCAGCTGGAGTGGGCGGAAGAAATGGCTGCCTCTTTTGAAGAGGAACACGGGATTACGGTCGAGGTAGAAGAAGTATCCCAGGAAGATGCACCGGAGCGTCTTGCAACAGATGGTCCATCCGGGCAGGCGGCTGACGTCTTTGCTTCCACTCATGACCGGATCGGCCGGGCCATTTCCGCAGGCCTCGTTCTCGAGAACTTCTGGCCGGAAGAATATGAAGAAAATTTTCTTGAAGCTTCCATTGAAGCCACTTCTTTTGACGGCATGCTTTACGGATATCCTACAGGTATTGAAACATATGCGCTCTTTTATAATGAAGAGTTAGTGGATGAGGAGCCGGGATCAATGGACGAAATGATCGATATGGCCGCTGACTTGACAGATGGTGATCAGTACGGATTTATGATGGAACCCGCTAACTTCTACTTCAATTACGCGTTTATCGGCGGCTACGGCGGCTATGTATTCGGTGATGACAACACAAACGTGGACGATATCGGCCTAAACAACGAAGGGGCGGTTGAAGGAGTGGAGCTTCTTACCACGATGCGCGACGAAGTGCTTTCAGGGTTGACTGCGGAAGACATTACAGCAGACATTAAAACAGCTCTTTTCGAAGAAGGAAGCCTTGGCTTTGATATCGACGGTCCATGGGCGGTCCGCGGCTACGAAGATGCAGGCGTTGACTTTAACGTTATGCCACTTCCAGAGCTCAGTAATGGGGAAGTACCGACGAGCTTTTCTGGTACACGCGGCTTTTACGTGAACTCCTATTCGGAATTCCCGGATGCGGCATCCCTTCTGGCACAGCATATGTCCAGCGAAGAGAGTTTGCTGGCCGCATTTGAAACTACAGGTCAGCTTCCTCCTCACGTAGATATTGCTGAAAGTGATGAAATCCAGTCGGACGAAATTGCCTCAGCCTTCCTTGAGCAGGCTCAGTCCGCTGTACCGATGCCGAACGTTCCGGAAATGCCTCTCGTCTGGGAGCCGATGGAATCCGCCGTTATTGATGTTTGGAATAACGACACAGATATCCAGGAAGCTCTCGACCAGGCGGTTTCCACTATCGAAACGGCAATCGAAGAACAGCAGCAGTAA
- a CDS encoding DUF2339 domain-containing protein — MDNETRIEILEKKVKYLEEKIEVLTDKKKEETIYTEKTAVIQSRKQLQKKAVQQDPPKEKKNWEETFGKIWLPRIFIIIMLLGVMWAFVAAIDYGYVTEPVRLAIGVIVSLLLYYGGAKQIAGHRENLGQVLLGGAVVVAMFTVFAGNSLYGVIPSTFAFVFHVIIIGTACAWTIKHRSEALGIITSIGGVLVPFLIDSANPNFFVFLTYEFVLVTALLALAFLYKYKIMFIIAFGLYHLAMIIFTGAATLTDYWETIALSLLVLNHLVLLGLFAFSKKVITEKSFLIVLHISFIFTAFWVHTFLYEAAVGWFLIISVLFYGFLAYYLFNKENYKNYFTVSLSIAGFALAYYVLLTFDMRHIGVLLLLQGTTSLWLSVRLKNLWNIIFSSAVYFTGGVIVLTTSINTIFSQETLGWLVLVITLGYMIHVIKIPKNSRSNVITWKFILKWLHLFVVLTFLSQVISVLTVDISNDVTAMSISVVWVLYALGNVAFGVMQADKTYRLIGIVLLMATLLKIIFLDLPDMDLLIRAILFLIVGGMGILASRFWYTK, encoded by the coding sequence GTGGATAACGAAACAAGAATCGAAATACTGGAAAAAAAAGTTAAATACCTGGAAGAGAAAATAGAAGTATTAACAGACAAAAAGAAAGAAGAAACTATTTATACAGAAAAAACAGCGGTGATTCAATCAAGAAAACAACTACAGAAAAAAGCAGTACAACAAGACCCGCCAAAAGAAAAGAAAAACTGGGAAGAAACTTTCGGGAAAATCTGGCTGCCGAGAATTTTTATCATCATCATGCTGCTGGGTGTCATGTGGGCTTTTGTTGCAGCAATCGACTATGGGTATGTCACGGAACCTGTGCGGTTAGCCATCGGTGTCATTGTGTCTCTCTTGCTGTATTATGGCGGAGCGAAACAAATCGCCGGTCATAGGGAAAACTTAGGACAAGTGCTGCTGGGCGGAGCTGTCGTCGTTGCGATGTTCACCGTTTTTGCGGGAAACAGCTTGTATGGCGTCATCCCTTCCACCTTCGCCTTCGTCTTTCATGTCATTATTATTGGCACCGCCTGCGCATGGACCATCAAGCACAGAAGTGAAGCGTTAGGGATCATCACGAGTATCGGCGGGGTGCTGGTGCCATTCTTAATTGACAGTGCGAATCCAAACTTTTTCGTATTTTTGACCTATGAATTTGTCTTAGTGACAGCGCTCCTGGCTTTGGCATTCCTCTATAAATACAAAATCATGTTTATTATTGCCTTTGGTTTATATCATTTGGCCATGATTATCTTTACAGGGGCAGCCACTCTCACTGATTATTGGGAAACAATTGCACTCTCTTTGCTGGTTTTGAATCATCTGGTTTTATTAGGGCTGTTTGCGTTCAGCAAAAAAGTAATAACGGAAAAATCTTTTCTGATTGTGCTCCATATCAGTTTTATCTTCACTGCTTTTTGGGTACATACATTCCTTTACGAGGCGGCAGTTGGCTGGTTCCTCATTATTTCTGTATTATTTTACGGCTTCTTAGCCTATTATTTGTTCAACAAAGAGAATTACAAAAATTATTTCACAGTGTCGTTGTCCATTGCCGGTTTTGCATTGGCGTATTATGTACTGCTTACGTTTGATATGAGACATATCGGGGTTTTATTGCTGCTGCAGGGGACAACCTCCCTCTGGTTAAGTGTTCGATTGAAAAATTTGTGGAATATTATTTTTTCCTCTGCGGTTTATTTCACGGGTGGAGTCATTGTATTAACCACCTCGATAAACACGATTTTTTCTCAAGAAACGTTAGGCTGGCTTGTATTAGTCATCACGCTCGGCTATATGATTCATGTAATAAAAATTCCAAAGAATTCACGCAGTAATGTGATTACTTGGAAATTCATATTGAAGTGGCTGCATTTATTCGTGGTTCTGACTTTTCTTTCGCAAGTCATCTCCGTTTTGACAGTCGATATATCCAATGATGTTACCGCAATGAGTATTTCTGTTGTCTGGGTATTATACGCGTTAGGAAATGTGGCGTTTGGTGTTATGCAAGCAGATAAAACGTACCGCTTGATTGGCATTGTACTGCTCATGGCAACATTGCTGAAAATCATTTTTCTGGATTTGCCGGATATGGATCTGCTCATTCGTGCAATATTATTCCTGATTGTCGGTGGTATGGGCATACTAGCTTCCAGGTTCTGGTATACAAAATAA
- a CDS encoding LacI family DNA-binding transcriptional regulator, with product MTVTIKDVAKIAKVAPSTVSRVISDSPRISDRTKEKVREAMKELGYHPNFNARSLASQSTKTIGVVMPNSANKTFQNPFFPEVIRGISTKSHQLDYGLYLSTGQSDDEILEEVQDMVQGKRVDGIIILYSKVNDKVLDYLNTQDFPFTLIGRPYDETHRNISYVNNDNFKAAKTVTEYLLLLGHKRIAFVGGNLDYVLTIDHMEGYHRALQNAGIEPREEYVVFHEELQEGGQEAVIDLLSLSYPPTALIVADDIMTFGVMRMLNEMDVHVPDDISIISFNNVMISELSAPPMTTVDINIYSLGYEAANLLIDQILHTGIEARKVIVPHKMVKRETCRRYSGKNTGTAGGKTV from the coding sequence ATGACTGTTACGATCAAAGACGTTGCCAAAATTGCTAAAGTAGCCCCTTCCACCGTTTCCCGGGTCATCTCCGACAGTCCGCGCATCAGCGACAGGACGAAGGAAAAAGTACGTGAAGCGATGAAAGAACTCGGTTACCATCCGAACTTCAATGCCCGCAGTCTCGCGAGTCAGTCTACGAAAACGATAGGCGTAGTGATGCCGAATTCGGCGAATAAAACGTTCCAGAATCCTTTTTTTCCGGAAGTTATCCGCGGTATCAGTACAAAATCCCATCAGCTGGATTACGGACTTTACCTTTCCACCGGCCAGTCGGATGACGAAATTCTCGAAGAAGTACAGGACATGGTGCAGGGAAAACGGGTGGACGGAATCATTATTCTTTACTCCAAAGTAAATGATAAAGTGCTCGACTATTTGAATACACAGGACTTCCCGTTCACTTTGATTGGACGCCCTTACGACGAGACGCACCGGAATATCAGCTACGTAAATAATGATAACTTTAAAGCAGCGAAAACTGTGACGGAATACCTTCTGCTGCTTGGACACAAGCGGATCGCCTTTGTGGGCGGCAATCTGGACTATGTTCTGACGATCGATCATATGGAAGGCTACCACCGTGCCCTTCAGAATGCCGGTATCGAACCGCGCGAGGAATATGTCGTTTTTCACGAGGAGCTTCAGGAAGGCGGCCAGGAAGCGGTAATTGATTTACTGAGCCTGTCATACCCGCCGACGGCCCTCATCGTGGCAGATGATATTATGACGTTCGGTGTTATGAGAATGTTGAACGAAATGGATGTCCATGTGCCCGATGATATTTCGATTATCAGCTTCAATAACGTGATGATCTCGGAACTGTCTGCACCTCCAATGACAACGGTGGATATTAATATTTACAGCCTCGGCTACGAAGCGGCGAATCTGCTGATTGACCAGATTCTTCATACGGGAATCGAAGCAAGAAAAGTGATCGTCCCGCACAAAATGGTTAAAAGAGAGACGTGCAGACGGTACAGCGGAAAAAATACCGGCACAGCCGGCGGAAAGACTGTGTAG